The Echinicola jeungdonensis genome segment CGGTTACAATGGCATTGATCCGGTTGTCGGAAAGTGTAGTACTGTCTTTTTCGTGAGCCCGGAAAACCCTAATGTTATACCCATCGTAACGTACCGCTCCTCCCCAGGTACCAAACCACATAAATCCGTATTTATCCTTTGCAATAGCATAAATAGAGTTTTGGGGCAGGCCATCTTGTACGGAAAAATGGTTGAACTTTAAATGTTTGTCCTGTGCGTCAACCTTCCCTATCCCAATCAGGAACAATAGGCATAGCAAAATAAGGTGACTTATATTCAAGTTCATAATAAGCTTTCTTAGGGCAATTTCATGGGTGAAATTAGCATAATTTTTAAAGGGAAATAGATTTTACCCAATTGATTTTGGAAGTAACTAAAAATCAGTCCAGAAGACTTTGTGTTTTTGAAGTGTAATTTTGAATCAAAAAAAATTAGATTAGGGAAGTTCTTTTCCCAAATAATAAATAATCCTGACGATAATTTGTTTTTTAAGTGTAGATTACCAGAATCTTTCTTAAAAAGCGATAAATAGATAAAAATTAATAGTTGAATCCGGTTCATTATTTTAATTTTCATAAAAGTTAAATTTTTTTTTAAAGGAAATGAGGTGAAAAAAGTATTTAATACCACCCAAAAGGGGAGAAATTAAGTTTTGTTTAAAGAAGGAATGAAAAACCGATTTAGCTAAGGTGTTAGTGTGGTTTTTTAGGGGGGATGGAAACGATTACAAAACGGTAAATAACCTTGTAAAACCTTGCTAGAACTGGTGAAATTTTTGCTTAAAACCTTTGGGTATATGGGATGCAAACCAGTATAAACCATAACACTTTCAAGGAACCTATTTTATAAATTTCGAATAAGTCTTGATGGAAAAAAGATATTGAAAGTCCTTTTTACTTTCTCCAAATAAGTAAAAGAAGCATTTAAGTCTTTCTCCGTAAAAAATTGTTGATTAACAAAACCTCAATAATCTATGAACAAATTTACAAAACAGCTTTTTGCGTGTTTTTGCTTGGCCAGTTCATTCCTTGTGGGTTGTAAGGAAGAATTTGACGAGTACTACGCAAGACCCGAAAACTTAGAGGGACCGATTTACCAAGTACTTTCGGACTCTTCTAGGCACAAGGGGAATTTTGACCATTATCTGGCCTTGGTAGAAAAGGCGGGTTATAAGGAAACCCTCAGCAGGGCTGGGTATTGGACTGCTTTCGCGCCAACTGATGAGGCCTTCGAACAATACTTTCAGGAAAATAATCTGAGCGGCGTAGAAGATATCGATGAAGATAAGGCCTACGAAATTGTCACCTATTCCTTGGTTTATAATGGTTATAGCCATACCGACCTTGGGTACTATCAAAATGGTCCAGGCAGGGACACTCTCTCTGCAGCTTTCCGCCGTAAGACTGCCTATTATAGGGGAGTCTACAAGGAAAATGTGGGGGGAGAGGAAATTGATGTTGTTGCTGCAAACAGAAATGGTTTCGATTCCTACAACCTTGAGGATAATAACAATAAGTACATTCCTTATTTTATGCAGCATTACCTGGATATTAATGATCTCACCTCTGAGGACATTGAATATTTTTATAATCGGCCTTATACAGGAGCTCAAGTAGCAGAGGCGAATATTGTAACGTCCAATATTGCTGCAGAAAATGGATATGTCCATTCCATTGACAAGGTAATAGAGCCTATGCCCAATATTGCCGATTATATAGATGACAATCCCCAGTATAGTTTGTTTAAATCCATTTTGGAAATGGAGTTCAGGGATTTACAAACAAACACTGCTATCTCTTACAATTCCTCAGCTTATCCTGAACTTACAGAAAGATATGGTCCAGTATATGACTTGTCAGGACCTGTACATGTGAAAGCTTACACCGGGAATTATACATTTTCTCCAAATAACGAAAACTTTATTGGTGGAAACCTGGCACAATCTGATAGTTGGTCCATGTTTGTTCCCGAAAATGATGCTTTGCAGCAGTTTTTGGATGATGTTTTATTAGTGTATTACGGGAGCATTGAGAATGTCCCCGACCAAATCATTTATGATTTTGTAAATATGCATATGTGGCAGGCAGCTCTTTGGCCAAGTCAGTTTCAGCTGGTAACCAATAACTTGAATGAGGAAGCCCGTTTTGACCCTAATGCAAATATTACAGATAAGAAGATCCTAAGTAATGGGATTTTTTATGGAACCAATAAGGTTCAGGAGGGAAACTTCTTCTTTACCGTGTATAGCCGTCCTTATTTGGATCCACAATACAGTATCATGCGGGAATTGTTGAATAGTTACCGTATCACCATTTCCGATCCGGATCAAACTTATGGATTGATATTGATGTCCAATCAACAGTTGCGTGATGCTGGATTCGAATATGACCCAGGGGCAAGGAATCCTTGGACCTATAATGGAGAACCAGGTCAAGCTTATGAAAGGCTGATTAGAATGCTGGAAATGTGCATTATAAAACTGGGTAGTGAAGATGAATTGGATGACCTTTCTACTGGATCTGGAATTTTGGAGACTTATGGCGGTGAATACATTCGTTATGAGGATGGAGAGTTCTTTGCCTCCGGAAATATGGAAAGTGGCGAAAATGTTCAAGTGAAAATGGACGAGACCTACGAATCCACAAATGGTCCCGCTTTTTATACAGAAGGTTTGTTGACATATAGTGAGAAGTTGCTTTCAGAGAAAATCTTTGAATTCCCTCAGTTTTCAAGATTTGCAGAGTATTTGGAAAATTCCTCAATATATGATGCCAACTCCTTACAAATTGAAGGGGTGGCTATAGGACAATTCTTTACCGTATTAATCCCCTCTAATGAGGCCATTAATACTGCAGTTGCTGATGGAGTGTTACCTGCCGATCCCCAGACAAATGATCCTGAAGAAATAGAGC includes the following:
- a CDS encoding fasciclin domain-containing protein codes for the protein MNKFTKQLFACFCLASSFLVGCKEEFDEYYARPENLEGPIYQVLSDSSRHKGNFDHYLALVEKAGYKETLSRAGYWTAFAPTDEAFEQYFQENNLSGVEDIDEDKAYEIVTYSLVYNGYSHTDLGYYQNGPGRDTLSAAFRRKTAYYRGVYKENVGGEEIDVVAANRNGFDSYNLEDNNNKYIPYFMQHYLDINDLTSEDIEYFYNRPYTGAQVAEANIVTSNIAAENGYVHSIDKVIEPMPNIADYIDDNPQYSLFKSILEMEFRDLQTNTAISYNSSAYPELTERYGPVYDLSGPVHVKAYTGNYTFSPNNENFIGGNLAQSDSWSMFVPENDALQQFLDDVLLVYYGSIENVPDQIIYDFVNMHMWQAALWPSQFQLVTNNLNEEARFDPNANITDKKILSNGIFYGTNKVQEGNFFFTVYSRPYLDPQYSIMRELLNSYRITISDPDQTYGLILMSNQQLRDAGFEYDPGARNPWTYNGEPGQAYERLIRMLEMCIIKLGSEDELDDLSTGSGILETYGGEYIRYEDGEFFASGNMESGENVQVKMDETYESTNGPAFYTEGLLTYSEKLLSEKIFEFPQFSRFAEYLENSSIYDANSLQIEGVAIGQFFTVLIPSNEAINTAVADGVLPADPQTNDPEEIEQITNFLKYHFVPRNTIVPDGKKIVSANGSDFPTLYTTVDGETKEVVIDNSADGFQEPYTMTVTDLNGNVANVNIENSNVLASYAVLHEIDRVLESN